A stretch of Aedes aegypti strain LVP_AGWG chromosome 2, AaegL5.0 Primary Assembly, whole genome shotgun sequence DNA encodes these proteins:
- the LOC5570923 gene encoding intersectin-1 isoform X4, whose protein sequence is MNAADPFVITSRERAKYGEQFKSLQPVNGVVTGAQAKGFFLQSQLPPLILGQIWALADTDSDGKMTLGEFSIACKLINLKLRGFEIPKTLPPTLIASLTAVGGTPTLTPTSGLSPLDPLKSLSNSIQPNMPPAVQPQPAMVPHAVPHAIVPPMMNNQMPGMVQQPLMSGVPAKPAIPPQPLIAAAQPPLIPMQPMMPQSGSMPPMAGSIPPMMPPQPQQPLIAGLGGMPAYQSAPAPAAGVGIVKPLIDPIGGMTSPPLVPGIQPVMPMQSAMGGIPATAGVIPQSVPAAVPAPPTPPQSGGGTPQRSMSISERAPSIESPQVEWAIKGPAKLKYTQLFNTTDRNRSGHLTGPQARNIMVQTKLPQATLAQIWALADMDSDGRLGCEEFVLAMYLCDLALQGEKIPTTLPPEMIPPSFRKTTSRHGSVVGSRHGSVSSQGAPVHPAIVDADPLSGLPQSSFEDKRKENFDKGQAELDRRRKALMDIQKKEQEERDRKEREEQEKIRKAKMEAELKKQQELEKELQRQRELEQEREEQRKRELEKKELARKELEKQRQLEWETQKISEMQLQRQREQENVLKLKAQNQSLSVELSTFNEKIKELSQKICDTRVGVTNVKSTIDGMRTTRDTQMSEMAQLKAKVKDQNQRLVQLSQEKAKLDAKNKTGETESQLQFSNKQIIIQQLKDKLENTKQQIENKTTDIDINSKQLTELKSQLTDLIDSCEKLYMEYDMQRIQILEMKNNRKNESYTSAWDTANSWPVHDTSAAAVVETVVPSEDIKTPPGYVKYRAIYEFSARNADEITFQPGDIVMVPLEQNAEPGWLAGEIHGHTGWFPETYVEKVDSNLNTVVAPEPEAIAYTEPAAITYTAPAESNEVQATYNGDVEYYVACYAYQSAEIGDLVFDAGEIVAVTKKDGDWWTGNIGNRTGIFPSNYVQKQETVSTGLETGSEPSVVEPEKQEIINGNQQQQITQQETEVNRKQSTQDAEEARNQAEADSEVSQINTQPPPAPAANEENIRYSSMSSATPSLRKKGEVAQVIAPYEATSSEQLSLTRGQLIMIRKKTDSGWWEGELQAKGRRRQIGWFPATYVKILQGGRNSGRNTPVSASKVELTETILDKVIALYPYKALNDDELSFEKDDIISVLGRDEPEWWRGELNGTTGLFPSNYVGPFVTSGKRTPATVAS, encoded by the exons ATGAATGCGGCGGATCCCTTCGTGATTACGTCCCGCGAAAGGGCCAAGTATGGGGAGCAGTTCAAGTCACTTCAGCCGGTCAATGGAGTGGTGACCGGGGCGCAGGCCAAGGGCTTCTTCTTGCAGAGCCAGCTGCCGCCGTTGATCCTGGGACAGATTTG GGCTCTAGCCGATACGGATTCAGATGGAAAGATGACATTGGGAGAGTTCAGCATCGCTTGCAAGTTGATCAACTTAAAATTGCGAGGTTTCGAGATACCGAAAACTCTCCCACCAACATTGATAGCTTCCTTGACTGCGGTGGGAGGCACTCCGACTCTGACGCCAACCTCCGGCCTTAGCCCTCTGGATCCATTGAAATCTCTCTCGAACTCAATCCAACCAAACATGCCGCCAGCAGTTCAACCCCAGCCGGCTATGGTCCCTCACGCCGTTCCGCATGCCATCGTTCCCCCTATGATGAACAACCAAATGCCCGGCATGGTTCAACAACCGTTAATGTCCGGTGTTCCCGCTAAACCCGCCATACCACCACAGCCATTGATAGCTGCCGCTCAACCCCCATTGATTCCAATGCAACCAATGATGCCACAAAGTGGATCCATGCCACCCATGGCAGGATCTATTCCACCTATGATGCCACCACAACCACAGCAACCGCTTATCGCTGGTCTCGGAGGAATGCCAGCTTACCAATCGGCTCCTGCTCCGGCAGCTGGCGTTGGTATCGTAAAGCCGTTGATCGATCCAATTGGAGGCATGACCAGTCCTCCGTTAGTACCCGGAATCCAACCGGTCATGCCAATGCAATCGGCCATGGGTGGTATCCCTGCTACGGCCGGTGTGATTCCTCAGTCAGTTCCTGCTGCCGTTCCTGCTCCGCCTACTCCACCCCAATCCGGTGGCGGAACTCCCCAGCGATCCATGTCGATATCCGAACGTGCACCATCCATTGAATCTCC GCAAGTCGAATGGGCCATCAAGGGGCCGGCAAAACTCAAATACACCCAACTCTTCAACACAACGGATCGCAACCGAAGTGGTCACCTCACCGGGCCGCAAGCACGTAACATCATGGTCCAGACCAAGCTTCCCCAGGCGACATTGGCACAGATTTGGGCCCTGGCTGATATGGATTCCGATGGTCGTCTGGGTTGCGAAGAGTTTGTTCTGGCCATGTATCTGTGCGATCTTGCGCTGCAGGGAGAAAAGATACCGACCACTTTGCCACCGGAGATGATTCCGCCTTCCTTCCGTAAGACCACTTCCCGGCATGGCTCGGTCGTTGGCTCGCGGCACGGTTCAGTTTCGTCGCAGGGGGCACCGGTCCATCCGGCTATAGTGGATGCCGATCCACTATCCGGGTTGCCACAGT CTTCCTTTGAGGACAAACGCAAAGAAAACTTTGACAAAGGACAGGCAGAGCTCGATAGAAGGCGGAAGGCTTTGATGGACATCCAGAAAAAGGAGCAG GAGGAGCGCGATCGAAAGGAACGCGAAGAACAGGAAAAGATACGAAAGGCAAAAATGGAAGCCGAGCTCAAGAAGCAACAGGAACTTGAGAAAGAACTGCAACGTCAGCGGGAGCTCGAACAGGAGCGTGAAGAGCAACGAAAACGAGAACTGGAGAAGAAAGAGTTGGCTAGAAA AGAGCTCGAAAAGCAACGTCAACTTGAGTGGGAGACTCAAAAGATTTCGGAAATGCAGTTGCAGCGTCAACGCGAGCAAGAGAACGTATTGAAGTTGAAAGCACAAAATCAATCCTTGAGCGTGGAGCTGAGTACCTTCAACGAAAAGATCAAAGAATTGTCTCAGAAAATATGTGACACTCGTGTGGGTGTGACCAACGTGAAGAGTACCATCGACGGTATGCGCACTACCCGAGACACTCAGATGAGTGAAATGGCTCAGCTGAAGGCCAAGGTCAAGGATCAAAATCAACGGTTGGTACAGCTTAGCCAGGAGAAGGCCAAGCTGGATGCAAAGAACAAGACTGGCGAAACGGAAAGTCAGTTGCAATTCTCGAACAAACAG ATAATAATCCAGCAGCTGAAGGATAAACTAGAAAATACTAAGCAACAAATTGAGAACAAGACAACGGACATAGATATCAACAGTAAACAATTGACGGAACTGAAATCTCAACTAACCGATTTGATTGATTCGTGCGAAAAACTGTACATGGAATACGACATGCAAAGGATTCAG ATTTTGGAGATGAAGAACAACCGCAAGAACGAATCGTACACTAGCGCTTGGGATACGGCCAACTCGTGGCCAGTGCACGACACCAGTGCAGCAGCCGTTGTGGAAACGGTGGTCCCGAGTGAGGATATCAAGACGCCCCCGGGCTACGTTAAGTATCGTGCCATTTATGAGTTCAGTGCGCGCAACGCGGACGAGATTACATTCCAGCCTGGTGATATTGTGATG GTACCACTGGAGCAGAACGCCGAGCCGGGATGGCTAGCGGGAGAAATTCATGGCCACACCGGATGGTTCCCAGAAACGTACGTGGAGAAAGTCGATAGCAATCTGAACACTGTAGTAGCGCCTGAGCCGGAAGCTATCGCCTACACGGAACCGGCCGCAATTACCTATACTGCCCCCGCCGAGAGCAATGAAGTACA AGCGACTTACAATGGTGACGTTGAGTACTATGTGGCTTGTTACGCGTATCAGTCGGCCGAAATTGGCGATCTGGTGTTTGACGCGGGGGAAATTGTGGCTGTCACCAAAAAAGACGGCGACTGGTGGACTGGTAACATTGGCAATCGCACTGGAATCTTTCCTTCCAATTATGTACAAAAGCAGGAAACTGTAAGTACTGGCCTAGAGACCGGTAGTGAGCCTAGTGTTGTAGAACCTGAAAAACAA GAAATCATCAACGGCAATCAACAGCAGCAGATAACCCAACAGGAAACGGAAGTGAATCGCAAACAATCGACACAGGATGCAGAGGAAGCTCGAAATCAGGCCGAAGCCGACTCGGAAGTATCGCAAATCAATACTCAACCTCCGCCGGCACCCGCAGCCAACGAAGAGAACATCCGCTACTCATCGATGTCGTCGGCCACACCCAGTCTGCGGAAAAAGGGCGAAGTCGCACAAGTAATTGCACCGTACGAGGCTACTAGTTCGGAACAGCTGTCGCTGACGCGCGGTCAGCTTATCATGATTAGGAAGAAGACTGACTCTGGCTGGTGGGAAGGAGAATTGCAG GCAAAAGGACGACGACGACAGATCGGTTGGTTCCCGGCGACTTACGTGAAGATTCTACAGGGTGGACGCAATAGTGGTCGAAACACACCGGTGTCTGCTAGTAAAGTGGAGCTAACGGAAACGATTCTCG ATAAAGTTATAGCACTGTACCCGTACAAAGCGTTGAACGATGATGAGCTCTCGTTCGAGAAGGACGACATCATTAGCGTGCTGGGACGAGACGAACCCGAATGGTGGCGCGGCGAACTGAACGGCACAACGGGACTCTTCCCCAGCAATTACGTTGGTCCATTTGTGACGTCAGGTAAGCGGACGCCGGCCACCGTGGCTAGTTAA